GAAATACCGCACAACCACCACCAGAATATCCGTAAGCCCGAATGAATTAATCTGTCCCAGAATGGGTTTACCGGCCGTTCCCGAAGGCTCTCCGTTATCATTTGCCCTGAATTCTGTACGGGTATGGCCCAGCATATAGGCATAACAGATGTGGCGGGCATCGTAATATTCCTTCTGGAAACGCTCCAGATGAGACTTCACCTCATCCACCGTCCGCACGGGAATGGCAAATGCGATAAAGCGGCTCATTTTCTCTTTAAATAAACCTTCGGATATGGCGGCAATTGTTTTATAAGTATCTTCCATGAACTATCAATTCTGGTACAAAAGTAGTGATTCGGCATCAAAAAAGCGCAAAGACCAGGTCTCTGCGCTTTTCAGTGGCTATATAAAAACGGGATGTCAGAGTTTTACTTTCAGCAAAACCACCTTTTCTTCACCAGTGATCTCCCGGATGCTCGATCTTTGTCTTCTGATATGAAGTCCCAGTAACAATCCCTCTAAGCCCAATATGAAGAGAGTCAGAAAGATCAACGATGTGTACATACTGAAATACATTTGCAAATAATATCCGAAAATGATTACCACCAGATTGGCTGCCAATAATATCATAGTTGCCTGGAAATGATTTAATCCCAGATCAAGTAACCGATGATGGCAATGTCTTCGGTCTGCCTTTAGAGGGGATACCCGACGCATCATCCGGGTTACAAACACGACCATCATATCAAAAACAGGAATAGCCACAATACTAATTCCAATTACCGGAGGAAAAAACAGTCTCAGGTCATTGCTTTGGAAAGTTGTAAAGTCGAGAAAATGCAACGACATGACCGAGAAAGCCCCTCCCAACAACATTGAGCCGCTGTCTCCCATAAATATTCTGGCCGGATAGGTATTAAAATACAGGAATCCAATCAAAGCACCTGCCAACGCCAGGCAAAACTGTGCCCAGTGATAATCTTTATATACAAAGAAAATCCACGCATAACACAACGCTCCCAAAAGGCTGATAGACCCCAGCAAACCATCAATGCCATCAATCATATTGTACGCATTAATCATCCCAACAATAAATAACCAGGTCAATATTACACTTGGCCAGTAATCAATTTGAGTAAAGCCAAACAGCCCGAACATATTGGTAAACCGGATATCCGACCCGATTATCAGCACCAGGGAAACCAACGTTTCGTAAGCAAGGCGGCGGATAGGTTTTGACGGCAACAAGTCATCTTTCAGTCCAATCATAAAAAGGGCGATTATCCCCCCAAATGTACGAATCAATCCCTTGGGCATCCCATCGAACGTAAAAGCTGTAAATGCAAAAGCCAAAGCTATAAATAGTCCCAGCCCGCCTAGAATAGGCACGCTCCGGGTATGAATTTTCCGGTTTTTATCCGGCACATCCAGCAAATTCCTGGCAATAGCCAGCTTGAGCACCCGTGATACTGCATAAATAGAAACTATGATGCCCGTAATGAAGGTAAGGATTAGGTTTAGCATGGCTTTCTGTTTTTACATTCCTTTAAAATTAACTGCGGAGTAAAACGCAATATCTGAGCA
The Parabacteroides sp. FAFU027 DNA segment above includes these coding regions:
- a CDS encoding IMPACT family protein, which codes for MEDTYKTIAAISEGLFKEKMSRFIAFAIPVRTVDEVKSHLERFQKEYYDARHICYAYMLGHTRTEFRANDNGEPSGTAGKPILGQINSFGLTDILVVVVRYFGGIKLGTGGLIVAYREAAQLALQEADIIEKTVDDDVMVRFEYPFMNDVMRIVKEEGPEIIRQVFEMDCEMVLRIRRAQADRLRERLSKVESATVENLT
- a CDS encoding glycosyltransferase family 4 protein; the encoded protein is MLNLILTFITGIIVSIYAVSRVLKLAIARNLLDVPDKNRKIHTRSVPILGGLGLFIALAFAFTAFTFDGMPKGLIRTFGGIIALFMIGLKDDLLPSKPIRRLAYETLVSLVLIIGSDIRFTNMFGLFGFTQIDYWPSVILTWLFIVGMINAYNMIDGIDGLLGSISLLGALCYAWIFFVYKDYHWAQFCLALAGALIGFLYFNTYPARIFMGDSGSMLLGGAFSVMSLHFLDFTTFQSNDLRLFFPPVIGISIVAIPVFDMMVVFVTRMMRRVSPLKADRRHCHHRLLDLGLNHFQATMILLAANLVVIIFGYYLQMYFSMYTSLIFLTLFILGLEGLLLGLHIRRQRSSIREITGEEKVVLLKVKL